Genomic window (Nicotiana sylvestris chromosome 7, ASM39365v2, whole genome shotgun sequence):
ACCTTAATTTGTTTGATCTTGACTTTTGCTTAATCGCTTTGACTAGAGAGTCGGGATAGATCCGATCCTAAGTGAGTTATGTTCCATGGTATGTGTGAGGTTTTGTGGTATCCTGTGCATGTCAGTTGATATCTAGAACTTGTCCCGAGTGTTTACAAAGTGAAATTGAAGTCTTGTTCAATCTAGGAAGTAATATATGCATTTCTTTATTGAGCCAATTATATGTCTTGCGACCTACCTAATTATTATGTATCCTAGTTAGCCCCTTTGAGTATGTAATCTTATTTTCTTTAGTAACCACAATACACGCTCGAGCTCTTTTGTTTGAACTGATTAGTTGTTTGAAGATTTTACTTCTCTTAAGCACTTGATATCGTTATGAGCTTGTTAAAAGCTAAGTGGGCGTATGGTTGAATTTTAGAATAGAactgagaaaaatgaagaaaggtgCACTGCTTAAAAATTTATGAGAGACACTTGTAGGGAATTGACAAAACAAAATATTTGcttgataaaataaaaaaagccagaactttaaaatgaaaaaaaaaagaaacaaaagagttTGGGGGTATGTATTAGAAAAAGATTTGATTCCTTGCTAGCGGTAGTTCTCAACTTTTTTGTGCTTAAAAAAATTGAGAGCTTGATGTTATTATGTGTGAAGGTTGGGGTTTGGTTCAACATAAGTGTGTGAATTATTaatgtatatgtattaaagtgcttagggaggtgtagtcactatatccaaatatatcttaCCCGTCCCGCAACTTATATTGCAACcaaaataaagtcctacttgaactttgactgaatgagctcaattagtagagtattaaaCTACGGACAAGCCTATGGTGCGTCTTCTATGGCACATGAATTTTAATTTTGAGAGTGATTAAATTATTTCTATTTTGAGTTCCTATTTGTTCTTGAATTTTATtgtatgtggaactactctctacaTTTGTTTGAGGGTACATGACTTGTGAAGGAAATGTAATGTCTTTGGCCTCTATGTTAGAGCAAGTGACTAGGTTGTGAAAAATGCTTGGTGCTTTTGAGTTGAATCTTGAAGCTAGGATGTTATAGTATAGTACTTTGTTTGCGTTAAATATTCTTGGTAGGATGAGTTAGAAGAGTTTCTTGAAAAGGTTATCTCTATttgaagtgtagtttgattgttCGGGGacgagcaatgatttaagtgtgggatgTTGATGGTAGACTAGGAACTCATATTTTTAACTCTGTTTCGCACTCTAATTACtatactttaattatatttgatCCTAATTGCTAGTATTTTGTACATATTACGCGTGTTATGTTATATAGGATGTGATTTCGAGTGAAGAAATAAGTTTGGAGATAAAATGGataatttggagctttgaagtctagtGGAAGCCCAAGAAATTATGTCGGGATTACGTTCTGGGGTCGAGGACCAAGTCTGGATGTTAAAAAAGCAAGAAAAACATATTACTCTGAGAAAAATTAACTATCGCGCTTCGGGACACGGGTTGCTAGTGCAAGATTCCTacagaaagaaaaaaatcaaTGCTCTGAAGATCCTCACTAATACGGCGCAATGGGGCGGCACATGGCGCACCGTGGCGGTATATTTTCACAGTCCAATTATCCCACTTTGGCTTGAAAAGGATAGTTTCGTCGGGGACCGTTCCTACATGGTATAAATACATCAAAAATACAATTTTTAGAGGACTTTTAACCTTAGAAGCTTTTGGGGAGAGCATTGAGGCTTGAATTCGTTTATGGAGCTTTAAATTATTTTGTTCACAATTTATTTAATCGAAATGGGAATATTTTGGTGATTATCCTTACATTATTTTGCTTGGTTTAATTTAGTGATTCTTTTAAGTAACCGAAAAAGCTTGATGAATTGTTGATTAAACAAGTTAGGAGAATATTCGAGAGACGTTCTCCTGAAGACTAATCCATTAACGCATGCTTGCATATTTTTACAGTGCTTATATTAGTTCACCTCGTAGAGTTAagatttaatcgagagaggagttttgGCTACACGTTTGAACTAATCATCGAGTGAATTTGTAAAAATCATTAGAGCATTAGAGTGAATTGAACCATAGTTGGATCCCGAATAGGTAGCTTACACCTACCCTGTCGCGACCCTTATTTCTCATATTGCTTACATCCCATTTGGTTCAACTCTCACCCTTTGTGATCATTTTCAATTAGTCGTAATCTTAATTTAGTAGTTAATTGTAGTTAGTAATTACCTCAAATTAAGTGTTGATCATCCTGAATAGCAGAAAACCATAAGTTATTTGAACATTGTTTCCATAAGTTATTTGAACATTGTTTAACTCCAATCCCTGAAAGCGATAATTTTACCATACTATCTTTGACTAGCGAGCATGCGCTCGTCAAGTTGCTCATTCTTATTGTGAAGTGTGAACATCTCCAAAGAAATATCTAttaaatctctctctctctctctatatatatatatatatataccgaaaGATACATGCATACTCCATAATATATATGTTATACACAGAAGTCTACTAGTTTTCTGACTTAATTATACATGGATTCCAAATAGGCAACCCCAGTTTCAATCATAAGATCGTGCAGAATCCCTAAAATCGcaatattgaaaagaaaaaaaaaaaaaaaaagcaaacacGATGTTGAaattaaacataaaaaaataAGATTGAAGACCccttaaaaagaataaaaaatttatATTACACTATGTGTGGAGTGTGGACGTGAGTATTAAGTTTCTATAGAGAGAGCGAGAAAAAGAGATTTTGATACAGAAAGGTGTCTGTGTTCTGAGTAACTATAGTTGCTATTGTTCCTAAATTCAAGTATAGAAGATCAAAGTTTAATTTAATCCAGAATAACTAGTAGAAGCTGTACAAACTTTTAGGGTTTTTAAAACTCTAATTTAGGGCTCCCACTCACATCCCGAAGCTAATTCAATGATATATCCAAGAAAGCGTAGAGAAACAACTTAATCAGAATGTTTTATGTAGAAcgtatatatattatacatcctTAATTACTTCATACTATATGAAGATAATTAATCCTCAGATTGAAAGTCTGACCATATCTGCAAAAGCAAATCAAAGCAATCCTCTTATTATCAAAGAAAgaaattttaccattttttatttTCCTGTTGAGAATTAGGCCAAAGCGATCAAGAAGAATGCAACTGAAAGGTTCTTGCAGGTGTCTCGTTGTTGTTACTAGAATTAATTtggattttcctcttctttttcttcttataaGGAATTCCCCTTGCTTTAGCTTGAGAATCTCTTACCTCACGAAGATAAATTCGTATAGCACTATTTGCAAATGGATTTGTCTCTTGCAATCCACCATTTTCCTCATAAGCAGCTCTAAGCCTTCCAATTAGTGCATCTAAACTTCCCCATGCTTGCCTAAGTGGACAAGTACATGGACCTCCTTGCTCGGATTCTCCAAAAAAGACACAACCATGTAAATGTACCTTAGTTTTTCCGAATTGATCCAAGTACCGGAGAAAATCTAACACATGGTTGTAGTTGCAATTGGATAAAGGAACTGGGGGTTTATGGTTCTTCAAGTACTGTCCAAAAGTAGTCCAATCACGGCGTTTCTGAGACTCATAACGGCTCAGTTGTGGTGGTGATGGTAGCTGATGATGGTCGTCAGATGGCTCTAGCATTATACTAGTTGATGATGATCCTTCTCCTACTTCCCTTAATCTTTGCTCACTTGACATCATAGCTTGAAAGTTCTGCTATCTGGAGTTTCTCGTATGGCGATCTTGGTTTTTGTCGTGCAATAGAACTGCGTTCCTTAGCCTAAGGTAATTAGGAGTAATTTATAAAAGAAAATCAATATAAATTGGGTGCATAATTTCAGAGGGAGATatttgatttgggacttgggtttTAATGAATTGCTTTAGCTAAGAGCCTAAGAGAACGCAAAATTACTATTGCAGTGGAGAAAGATGGAAAACAAACAATTATGTGGCAGCTGAGAAGACATGGCATGGGTCCCACAAGTGCTTTAGCTCCTCTTTTTCTTCCATGATATCACCCCAACATTATTTTCTTCCTTTAATTGTACTACTATTAGCATTAAGTGTGGCTTTTAATGATAATTtacttatttttatttgtttagcATCATACCAGCACTCATTATCAAGAATATTAGCAAAACTAGCACTTTAATTTGACCCTCAGCGACTAAGAGCAGTAGCTAGTGTGAACACAGTTAATTCAACTTTGTACGTATTAGTCAAGAAGTGAAAAGAGTAATTCTAGAATCCTATAAAAAGAAGAatagacttttttttttttttttttacaatttggTTTTCAGAATCCGCTCGAAAGACTTCTAATTAATGATAGGGCCTTATTCATTCCACCACTCCTCCTAATGATAAAATAGAGTTTCTATCATTGCTTTAGTGGGCGAAGAAATTACTTGTATTTTTCTTATAACTTTAGATCATAAACACGTATTCTATTGCTTTAGGTGATGAAGAAATTACTTGTCTGCCCTCCAAGTCCAACTTTAGATCATAAATAAGTACGTATTATTTATGTAGACTAAAATACTCGATTCTAGATCATATTAGTAGTATGAAGACTGGTGAATTTGATAGTGCCGACTAAATATGTTTTAGTTAACTAGATTTAGGATACACGTATTGTGTGTGTATTTTGTCTCAATGAAtataaaattttaagaaaattacatatattttttattgaaatttatATGTGAGCTATAAAATAGAAGCTAAATAAAGAGTATTAGTTTTTAAAAATGACGATTCCATTTAATTAGCTAATTACTCAATAAAGGAAGATTTTAATCATCTCAATCAATATATTCAACTTAATATTCATTCTAGtttaataattttattactttaatTTCACAAGTAAGCATActtctcttttagttttaacAAGAATATATAACCCTTGAAGATTTAAGAGTTtatctaaaaaaataattttgtaaaactatatattcttaaattcatTCTAAAAGACACAATCACATAAAATGTTTTTTTATTCCTCGCAAGCAAATGCAAATTGTTTTATTTGTTTAATCTATAAGAATACATACGACTTGTTTCCGACAAAAAATATTAGAATAATATTACTGTATATGATCAAAATCAAGTATGCCCGATTTCGTAAGCTCGGAAAGTTGCTTCGAGAAAAAGCTCAAAACGGACCTGGCTCGAGCCCGATGGCAGAGTATAGAACTTGAAGACCGAAGTGGTCGATGAAAATCAAGGCCTAGTATGACCAACCTCGAGATATTACCGTTATGGTTTAGCAACAGAAAGAGTGAGATTCCGCAACGGCCCGAAGATCCCGGTGTAAATTCCGGAACGAATTTGTACTTTGCGGTTAGACAGCTATCCAATAATATTccctactataattagaagtgtatTTTATTTAGGAaccccctactatataaaggggagcccATTTATTTGTAACACATCATTCATTGACAAGGGAATATACATTCTTCACTTTCTTGCTTACTATTCATCAGAGTTGCCTTATAATTTACTGTTCTTACTAACCCACCTTGAGACTGTCATAGCTCGAGGTCAAAACTTGGTTTGCACACTTGTTTGGCTTACTTTATTCTTCAATTTACATATTTAATTCCTTCCTTATCAATTGGTATAGGACTAAattacatatctttaaaaccacaatataaatttaattgttactcggattttagggtaaatagtttggcgcccaccgtaggctaagaataatagtgattatttcagtactgattctgataacacacgttattttcaTACTTGTTCCCCTCAAGAATTTTTGTTCTCAggttaaaatatgtcaaactcacaaaacacACCCGTACATGGCAATTATAGTCTTGGATTTCATGGAGAAAATGATAATGTAATTGCTCCAGGAGCCAGTGTACCACCGATTAACCCTGGGGAAGTGCCGATTGTCGATCCAGTCCATGTCAGTTCGGACATTTCTTTGAACGCGGACTTAGGCGCAGACCCCAGAGGAAGTGTGCGCAGGGAAGGCTGATCTGGTGGCTAAGGAACACAAGGTGTAGGAGACGAGGGTGTTAGTCTCCAGGTAATATTCGAGATACTACAGGCTCAACATGCCGCTATTGCTCAGCTTCAGAGTTAACATAGAACTCCGAGTGTGGTTGAGCCGGAAATCACTCGCCGTACCGAGCCAGTGCTGGAAAGGACGAGCGGTAACAGATCAGGGACTGATCCTAcaattatgaaaatgctcgaggagctcactaatAGAATCGAgtcgggagaaaagaaaattaaagatAATGATAAAAAAGTGAAAACAtactgtcacgcctcctttttacccgcgcccgcaggggcgcagagggagtttttccaattaaaggacaatcaaaatgggctttatttatttatttcagagtcgccacttgggagatttagggtgtcccaagtcaccagtttaatcccgaattgaggaaaagaatgactctgtattacagtccgcgaaccaaaaatccggataaggaattctgttaacccgggagaaggtgttaggcattcccgagttccgtggttctaccacggtcgctcaactgtcacattcggcttatttatctgattttaacaattatgagcttatatgcaagttttaactctttaccaattttattattattattattttaacagagaattgcaacgttgtgagaatgtatctcgaaccacgtcacagtcaatgtactcgtgattagcgacacatttcgacttcgttgagatttggatttgggtcacataaatgtgcacccgggtttaagaaggtaatgttatttaaagtacgcgcctaaagagactaacgcgtggttattttgggtaaaaggccgtgaagttcgctaagcggccgatcccgagttctaagtaattaatacatacatttgtgagggccccgcaatctgtgcgttttatttggtgaggctcatctcgtttattttaaaaggacgatcttaaagtgactacattttttctattaagttcgtctctaaacacAAAATGAAGGTCCCAACCAATTGTTACTTAACTCTATT
Coding sequences:
- the LOC104224711 gene encoding protein LIGHT-DEPENDENT SHORT HYPOCOTYLS 10-like, translating into MSSEQRLREVGEGSSSTSIMLEPSDDHHQLPSPPQLSRYESQKRRDWTTFGQYLKNHKPPVPLSNCNYNHVLDFLRYLDQFGKTKVHLHGCVFFGESEQGGPCTCPLRQAWGSLDALIGRLRAAYEENGGLQETNPFANSAIRIYLREVRDSQAKARGIPYKKKKKRKIQINSSNNNETPARTFQLHSS